The genomic window ATCAGCATCGGTTGTGCCTCGATGGGGGATAAGGAGCGGGACGATCCTCACCGGCTGATTGATCTGGCCGACAAGGCGCTCTATGAGGCGAAAGCGAAGGGTCGCAATCGCGTGCACAGCACCGCAGAGGAATCAGCTGATACGGCGCTGGAAAGGGGGTAAGGAATCGAGAATCGCCCGTCCATAGCGACGGGTGATCACCCTGCGATCCATAAGCGTCACGCGCCCGACATCGGTCTCCGTGCGCAGGAGGCGACCACTTGCCTGTACCAGCTTGAGTGCCGCATCGGGCACGCTGATTTCCATAAAGGCATTGCGTCCCTGAGCCTCCAGCCACTCAGCGAGGGCGGCGTCGACGGGATTGTCCGGCACCGCAAAGGGCAGCTTGGCGATAACCACATGCTGGCAGTAGCCGCCGGGCAGATCCACGCCCTCGGCAAAGCTTGCGAGGCCGAATATCACCGCGCCCCTGCCATCATCGATGGTCTCGCGATGACGCCGGAGGATTTCCTGCTTGCTGTAATCATCCTGACGCAGGATACGACTTCGCCACTCTACCGGGAGGCCGTCGTACACATCGTTCATCTGCCGGCGGGATGAGAACAGCACCAGGCTGCCCTCCCCGGCATCCAGTAAATCCGGTAGCAGCTCGATGAGCTCCCGGGTATGCGCCGGCGCATCACCGGGCTCGCTTTTCATGGCGGGCACATGAAGCGTCGCCTTGCCGTAGTCAAAGGGACTGGCAACAATTTTGTAGCGGCCATCCTCGGGCACCCCCGAGCGGGCCCTGAAACGATCAAAACTTCCCAGAGCGGTCATGGTAGCGGAGGTCAGTATCACCCCGGCCGCCCGATCCCAAAGCTGTTCCCGGAGAATATCCGCCGCCAGAATATGGCTGCAGTGAAGATCTATAGCCAGCTCTTCGTCATCGGCGCGACGCTTGAGCCAGCGCGCCCGTGGCGGTGACTCCTCCGCGGCATCCGCGGCAAAATCCTGAAACAGGGAAAGAACTCCCTCGGCACGCACAAGCATGCCGCCCACGGCCATTTGCCAGGCCTCCAACTCATCACGTACCGAGGCAAAGGATTCGTCTTCCAGGGCGTCGTCGATACCCGCCTCAAGCGTGATGAGGCGACCGGTGAGCCTTGCCCACTGGCTGGCAAGGGACGCCGTTGCCTGCTGGAGGTCCGGGGGCACAACGCCCCCCTCAAAGCGCAGCTGCTCTTCAAAATCACCGGCGCTGGCCATGATGGCAGCGGCCTTTTCCGCGATCTGCTGCAGCCGCAACTGCAGGTCATCGAAAAGTGCCGGCAGAGGTTCCAGCACCGTGCTGAGGCCCGGGAGCGTTGCCAGCAGCGGCGCACCCTTGGCCAGAGCCTTGCGACTGTCGCCGAGCCACGACAGGGTGGACGGCAAACGGCAGAAGGACGCGAAATGATTCAGCGCCTTGTCCGGAAGGTGATGACCCTCGTCAAAAATGTAAATCGTGTCTTCCGGCGGGGTGAGTATGGCACCGCCCCCCAGGGCCAGGTCTGACAGCACCAGATCGTGATTGGTCACTACCACGTCGGCTTCCTGAAGACCGTCCCGCGCCCGGTAAAAACTGCAGTTGCGAATATTGGGGCAGCGTCTGCCGGTGCACTGTCCCTGGTCGGCGGTCACGGGAAACCAATCCGCATCGTTGATGGGCGCCGACCAGTTGTCGCGGTCGCCATCCCAGTCTCCACGAGCCAGGGCATCGAGCATGAGGCCGTAGCTTTCGAGAGCGTCCCGGGCAAGGGCAGGGGACACCTCATCGGGATACAGACCCATGGTCTGCCCTCCCCCCGACTCCCGCGCCATGAGGCGATCGAGCTGACTGAGACAGAGATAACGCCGCCGTCCCTTGGCCAACTGAAAACTGAAATCGAGCCCGCTCCCTTTCTTGATGTCCGGGAGGTCCTTGTGAACCAGCTGCTCCTGGAGGGCAACGGTGGCCGTGGCGATGACCAGACGCTTGTTCAGCGCCCGGGCCATCACGAGAGCGGGAATCACATAGGCGATGGTTTTTCCCGTGCCCGTGCCGGCTTCGATGACAGCGATGGGAGAGCCTTCGGTATCGGCGGCACCCATAGACGGGGATAGCCGCGCCAGGGTATTGGCGACCTCGGCGATCATCTGTCGCTGCCCCCAGCGAGGCGTCAGTCCCCGGGCATCGGTAATCGCGGTATAGGCTTCGCGGATGGCATCCTTATCCGCCGGCGAGAGCGCGCTCACGAGGGCTTGTTCAGCTCCAGCATGCTGCGCAGGGCGTTGGCATAGCTCGCCAAAGCAAAGGGTCGCTCGTCCTCGCTCATGGCCTCAATGCGTCCGTCAAAGGCCTCTCGGGTGCAGCTCCCCTCAGCTATTTCAAGCCCGGGATCGCCAGCATCCTCCAGCGCCTCAAAGGCCCAGAGATTTACGGGACGCAGGCGGTAGCCGCGGATAATCTGGGCATCAATGGCAGCTGCCACCTCCCCGGGGGATTCAAAGTTGCCTCCCAGGGGCGTGCCAAAGTGAACATGTACCCGCCCTTTGTTACCGGCGATGCCCCGTCCGATAGACGCCACATCCTCCTGCTCGGACTTTTCATAAGCCCCGGCGCTCTGGCGCTGGCTCAGCTCCCTGGCCTTCATGGCGTCACAGGGATCCAGCTCGTAGCTTATAGCCACGGGCACAATACGCAGGGAGGCAATGTGATCACCAAAGCTCTCTTCCTGCTTGTTGCGGCTAAGGGACAGCATTTTGATCACGGCTGCCTCCGTACGATCACGACCATCCTTAGCCCGCCCCTCACGCTGAGCTATCCAGATGGGAGCGTTATCTTCCTGCACGGAGCTGCGGATGTACCGGGCCAGGAGTTTGGAGTTGGCCAGCAGCTCCCGGGGGCCGCTTACGGAGCGCTGCACAATAAAGCTCTTATTCAGCCGCATGAGGTCGGCGACCCACTGCTCCCGGAGGAGATTGTCGCCGATGGCAATGCGCAAGGTCTGATGTCCTGCGCCATGGAGAGCGTAGTTCGTCAGCGCCGGATCCATGGCAATGTCGCGGTGATTACTGATAAACAGATGGGCGCGCTCGGAGTCCAGATGCTCTAATCCGGATACCGTGAGTCCCGCGGTGGTATCTTCAATCATGCGCTCAACGTAAGTCTTAATGCGCATCTGCAGATCATAAACGGTATCGACACCGGCAAGCTGGCGCCGTAGGTAGAGCCGCGCAAAGGGCCTCAACAGCGGCGCGAAGTGCACAGCCCCCTGACCAAAGCGCAGCCGCAGCATGGCATTGAGGAAATCTTTAGATCCCAGTAAACGGCCAATCGTTGGCCGCACTTCCCCATCGTTGTAGGGTCTGATGGCCGCAAATGGATCTGACACGCTGTGCTCCCAAAAAAAGGCGCCTCACCTTAACCAAAAAGGCTCTGGCCGTCATCAGGCGAAAGCGCGCAAACGCTGACGAACGCGAGTGCTTCTGCTACTCTTGCGCGCGATTTTGAACTGGGGGTGAAAACCATGGAAGCTACAAGCGCAACACTTATGACCTTTGGCCTTGCCACCTTGCTGGTGAGCTGGATTCTGATGCTCATCACCGCATGGAAAGACGACTATGCCTGGGGCATCTTCGCCGTCCTTCTGCCCCCTCTGGCCTATGCCTACGGACTCTTCCGGCTCGAAAAGGCAGGGCAAAGCCTCCTCGTCGCCTTTGTGGGTCTGCTCATGATCTGGGCGGCGTTTTAAGTAAGCTCCCGCAGGGCGTCAGGCGGCGACAACAAAACGTCGACGCAATTCCCGACGCTCCGGGTCCTGAAGCCCCAGACCTTCTCGCAGATAGCCGTCGCTGTCGCCATAGGTCTGGGTCATAGCCTCCAGAGCGCTGAGCAGATAGTCACGCCGGGCCTCCATCATGGGGCGTAAGTCCTCATCATTCAGATGCTCCACCGGGTACTTTTTACGCACTCGGGGCGTTTGCTCCTCGGGCAGGTAGTAAAGCCGGGACAGGAGGTAATCCCCCTCAATGTCCTCCGACGACACCCCCAGGGCCATCTGCAGGACCGCCACGGCAAACCCCGTGCGATCTTTGCCGGCCGAGCAGTGAAACAGCACCCGCTTTGCGTCCTCGGCGAGGAGTCGGGCGAACACCTCTTTATAGGCGTCGGTCTGGGAGAGCACAAACTGGCGATTGATATCACACATAAAATCAAACATCGCCTGGGCGCCGCCAAGCTGCGTGGAATCCGCGTAGATAGCGCTACCCTGGCTTGCGGGCGTAATGTCCGCGCCGACCATCGCCACCCCCTCGGGGAGCCAGGAAGGCTCTAATGCGCGCTCGTCGACGCGACGAAGATCCACGACCATGTCCAGATCCAGGTCCGCGAGGCGCTTACGATCACTGTCCGTGAGATAGGCAAGATGCCCCGAGCGAAACACCCGCCCCCAGGCCATTGCCCCATCGCCGCAGGCATAACCGCCGGCGTCGCGGAAGTTTGGCGAGCCCTCGAGGCCGAGATGACGACGGGGGTCGCTCCCGGAGGCTCCGGGCAGTGAGTCCTGGCCCTGCATATGTCTTGCTCCTATTGTTTGTTGGTGTTTTTGCGCATTGACCGCGATTTTATGTCGGCGCACCCGGCTATTGACAGAACTCCCGCCAGTCGGCAGAATCCGCCCTCCAAAAATTTCCATTCATCTGTTTGATTATTTAGAGGAGTCCTCAGTGGCTAACTCCCCCCAAGCCCGCAAGCGCGCCCGTCAGTCCGAAAAGCGTCGCGCTCACAATGCCAGCCTTCGATCGCTGGTTCGCACCAACATCAAGAACGTGCTGGCCGCTGTAAAGACCGGCGATGCTGAGCAGGCTCGCGAAGCTTACTCCAAGGCCGTACCGGTTATCGATCGCATGGCCGACAAAGGCATCATCCACAAGAATAAGGCAGCCCGTCACAAGAGCCGCCTGAACGCACAGGTGAAGGCACTCGCTGCCTGAGACCCCGATCGGCTCTCGTGCTGACCGTCACAGGCCCGCCGATTCGCTAACACAGGGCAGAGCCACAAAAAAAGCCGACCTCATGGTCGGCTTTTTTTTGCCTGAATCATTGATAGCCGGGGTGTTGATGTCAGGTTTTTACCGGGCATTGTGACCCGCCCCTGCACCACACCGGATGATCAGTCAGAAAGGTCAACGGAGAACTTCTGACCGCCGACCGAGGCCTCGTACATCAAACCGCCCTTGGCGCGGGTAAAAATCGCAACGCCGTTGGAGTAGTTCGCATCCGCCGAGGCGCCCACGGTCACCGCAACGGCAGAAGCCTGGGCTCCCAACTCGTAGTTGCCGGCCTTAAAATGTTCAAGAGCCGCGGCATTCTCAAAAAACAGAAATTCACTGTAGGCCTGCCCACCCCACTGAAAGCCAATGGTCAGCTGTGTCAGGGTGACAATGCCCGAAGGCTCTCCCCCCTCGAAAAGCAAACCTTTGCCGCGGGCACCGCCGATACCGAAACCGGCTTTACCCACCGTGGGAATGACAACGTAAGCAGCCGCGGAATCAAAAAAAGCCTGCATGCTGGGATCATCGGAAAGGAGCTGGCTTTTCGCCTCTTCCGCTCCTTTACTGAGCTTGCCCACTTCCCGGGGATCCCACGCCAGGGTAGACGCACTGATAACAAGGGCGACACACGCCGCAAACACTTTTTTGCCGAGGCTCATCTTGGTAGTCCTGTTTATTGTGATCTTTGCTGCGCCGCATCGCGCACCCGCGGACAATATACCCTGCCGCTAAAAAATAAAAAGCCGGCTTTCGCCGGCTTCCCAAATCGCTGACGGTGCTTAGCAGCAACCGCCGGCCTGAGGAGTATCCCCGGCCTCTGCCACCTGCTGTGCTGGCTCCTCGGCGTTTGCCTGCTCTTCAAATTTTTCGTGAAAAGCCGCGAGCATGCTCTGCTCGTGGGACTGGGCTTCTTCCGTGTCCAGGGGACGCTCGAGGGCGCTCCAGTTAATGTCGCCATCAGTCGCGAGATTTTCAAATTCCAGAATACCCAGCTCTTCGAACTTGGGGCGAATCTTATCTGTCAGCAGACCAATACGACTGAGGTTGGGAATCACACGCTGAAACAGCAAATTGCGGAAAGTCGACATCACAAAGCCATCGAGCACTTTTTTACGCGCTTCCTCCACATCCCAGCCGAAGTGGCGGAACACATCCGTTGCCACCAGGCGCTCGCGGCTGACCACACAGGCCTCGTAGGCAAATTGCGCCCGCTCCTCAATCTCTTCCTGGGTGAGTGTCTTGATGTGCTCTTCCAGATAATTCACCCCGAAGGTCACGTGACGGGCCTCATCACGGGTGACGAGATACACCACATCCTTAAGCACGGGATCCGGCGTTGTTTCCCGCGTCGTGTTGAAGGCCGACAGGGCCAGCCCCTCAATCACGATCTGCATGCCGATAAACTTGAGATCCCAACGCGGGTCCACAAGAATCTTGTCGATGATGCTCTTGAGGTGCGTATTGATGGGATACATGACCCCGATGCGCTTCTGGAGGTATTTATTGAACACCTCGACGTGCCGCGCTTCATCGAAGGTCTGGGAACCCGCGTACAGCTTGGCGCTGAGTGTCGGGGCACAGGAACACAACTGGGAAGCCACCAACAGCGCCCCCTGCTCGCCGTGCAAAAACTGCGACAGGCTCCAGGCGTTCATGTGCAGCCAGAACTCGTCCTTGGTTTTTTCGTCCATGGCCAGGTAGGGCTCATAGTCATGCAGGTTCATAAGCTCGGGAGAGCGCACCTCATCGGGCCAGGGACGATTCCAGTCGATGTCCATCTCCGGGTCCCAGTTGAGCTGCTTTCCGAGGTCGTAAAGCTTTTTGATGCGATCATCCTGCACGGTGTAATCCCAGTTATAGGACCCCGTGAGCGGCGTCTGAAAAATCTCCGCGATGTGATCAACCTGCTCGTCCGTCAGCAAATCTTCAAGATCGGGGTTCTCCCTGGGGTAATCCGCGTTGGCGAATTGCTGGATTTTGCGCGGTGCCTGCTCTTCCCATTTTATGTTCATGTGCTTGGCTCTCTGGATTGGCGTGGATCTGGACCTTTAATATCTGCCAGAAACCCAGGCCCAACAAGGTAGCTTCTTGTCAAAATAGGGTCATTTGTGGCCAAATCACCCCATGAGCAGCAGCACCCCCGCACCCTACGTTCTGATTCTTATCGATCTCGCCGTCGAAGCCGGCGTCGCGCGCCACGACTTACTCCAGGGCAGCTCCCTGGCGGGCGCGGATCTGAGTGCCATCGGCGCGCGGGTCAGCGACGACGACTTCCGCACACTGGTAGAAAACACCCTGCGCCTTACGGGTGACCCCGCTCTCGGCCTGCGCCTGGGACGAAGACTCAACCTCAGTGCACATGCGGTGCTGGGACAGGCATTTATGACCTGTCGCAATCTCGAAGAGGTGATTCAGCTTTTCGAGCATTACTACCCGGTGCTGGCGCCGGAACTGACCTTGGAGTTTTCCCGCACGGAGGATCGTCTGCTGATATGCTCCCCCAACAGCGAGGCTTATCTGCCCATAAGCTTTGGTCTGGAGTGCATCACCGCCGCCATCCGCAACACCCTCACGGGACTTTTAGGGGATACGCAGTTCCCCCTGCGCTTTGAGTTTCCTTATCCTGCCCCGGCTCACGCAGCGGTTTATACCGAGGTCCTGGGCGACGATGTCTACTTTGATTGCGAAGCAGCGGTCTGGAGTTTTCCCCTGGAGCTCCTCGACACTCCTCTGCCGAGCTCCAACCCTGCCCTTCGCCAGCTTTACGAGGCAGAATGTGCACGGCTGCTGGCGGATCTAAGCGACAGCGCCGCCATCGGTGAGCAGACCCGAAGCCTGCTTCGCAAACTCGAAGGGCAGTACCCGAAGATGCCGCAGGTAGCCACCATGCTGAATATGAGCCCCCGCACCTACCGCCGCCGACTCACGGAAGAGGGCGTCAGCTTTCAGGCGCTCCTCGACGAAGTCCGCGCAGAACACGCCACCCGTCACCTTCGGGAGCGACGCCTGCCCATTGCCAGTATTGCCTATCAGCTGGGCTTTAATGACCCTTCTAACTTCCGCCGCGCCTACCGGCGCTGGACGGGAGTCACGCCCGGTGCCGTGCGCAATAAGGGCGACGAGGCCCAGCCTTGAACAATCGTCCCCTAAGCATTTATCTGGGACGTGAGGCGGCAAGACGCATCGCCCGCCACGGCTGGTCCGGCAGAGAAATCACCCTGCTCCTCGGCGCCTCCGGCGGCCCCAAATGGCTTATCCTCGGGGCCCTCGACCGCCTCCTCTTCGGGGATTTTCTTATGGAGAAGAGAGAGGCGCCGCTCCAGGCCGTGGGCTCCTCCATCGGTTCCTGGCGCCATGCCTGTCTCGCGCAGCCCGACCCCGTGGATGCCCTGGACCGCTTTGAGGATATCTACGTCAACTGGGACTACAGCGAAAAACCGGACCCCAGGGAGATCAGCGATGCGAGTCTGTCCATGCTGGAACACATGTTTGGCAACGGCGGCGCCGATGCCCTCATCGATCATCGTTTGCTGCACAGCTATATCGTCACTGCCCGGGGTCGGGGACTGAACTCGGCCCGAAACACCCTGGCTCTGGGGTTGGGCATGGGCAGCGCGGCCATCGGCAATGCCATTCATCGGCGGCTGCTGGCACTGCACTTCCAGCGAGTGCTGTTCACCAGCCTCGATGCGCCGCCCTTGAACCTCAACGACTTTGGCGTGAGCCCCGCCCCCCTGCGACCCGACACCGTGGCGCAAGCGCTTCACGCCAGCGGCTCCATTCCCTTTCTCCTGGCCGGTGAGCGCGACATCCCCAACGCGCCACCGGGACACTATTGGGATGGCGGCATCATCGACTACCACTTTGATCTTGCGGGGTTCGAGGCACAGCAGCTGATTCTCTACCCCCACTTTCGCAAGGACCTGACCACGGGCTGGTTTGACAAGTTCCTACCCTGGCGGCGGCAACGCAAGCCCAATGCAGAGAACGTCATCCTCCTCTGCCCCAGCGATGACTTCATCGCCTCTCTCCCGGGCGGTAAAATTCCGGATCGCAGCGACTTTACTCGTATGCCGCCGGAAGAACGTATACGCTATTGGCGCACTTGCATTGAACGCAGTCGGGAACTGGCGGAGGACTTTCAGCGCCAGCTCGACAGCCCCGATCCTCTGGCCGACACCCAGCTCCTCAGCTAGCACAGAAACAGTAAAACGCCATGTCCGCGCTCCTCACCCTGACTTCATTATTGCTGTCGGTGGCCTTCCTGCTGGTAGGTCATGGCATGCAACTCACTCTACTCCCCCTGCGGGCAGCGGTGCTCGGACACAGCGATCTACAGATAGCCCTGGGCGGATCGGCCTACTTTCTCGGGTTTATTGCCGGGTGCCTGCTGGTGCCACGACTGATTGCTCGCGCCGGACACATCCGAAGCTTTGCGGTGCTCGCCAGCGCCATGACCAGTGTGCTCCTCGTCCTCGGCCTCAACGACTCCTGGGTCGTCTGGTCAGCGCTGCGCTTTGGCATCGGCTTTTTTATCTGCGGACTTTACAGCGTAATCGAGAGTTGGCTCAACGATCAGGCCACGGAAGACAATCGCGGCCAGGTGCTGTCCGTGTACACCTTCCTGGTGCTGATTTCCATGGCCCTGGGACAGCAGCTGGTCAATGCCTCCCCCGTCGCCAGTTCCACGCCGTTCATGGTGCTGGCAGCGATCGTCGCCCTGTCCACGATTCCCGTGAGCATGACGCGGAAACTGGCGCCGGCGCCCATTGAGTCCACGCGTACCCGTATCCGCCTGCTTCTGTCCCGATCCCCCCTGGCGGTTACGGGCGCCTTACTCTCCGGCGCGGTGACCGGCGCTTTCTGGACCCTGGGCGCGGTCTTCGCACGGCGAAGTCTGGAAAACCTGGCGGATGTCACCCTGTTTATGTCCGCAGCGATTATCGGCGGGGCACTGTTCCAGTACCCCTTTGGCTGGCTGTCGGACCGGGTGGGCCGCCAGAACACGATGCTGCTTTTGGTGCTGCTCGCTGCAGGAACCAGCGCAAGCGTCGCGCTGGCGCCCTCGACGCCGCTGCTGTTGATCGCGATTTTTTTCTTTGGCGCCACCACCATGCCCATTTATTCCATGGCCCTGGCCACGGCGGCGGACAATTCCCTGCGCCACGAGTTTGTGGAAGTGGGGACCTCGGTATTGCTTCTCAATGCCCTGGGCGCTGTCCTCGCGCCCCTCGCTCTGGGCCAGCTCATGACCATCGGTGACCCCAGCTGGTTGTTTTGGGGGTGCTCGGGTCTCAGCCTGTTTGCGGGATTGATTGTCTTAACGCAGCGAGGACACAAGGGGAAAGTCGATGATGTGGTGCCCTTTTCGGCAGCAGCATCCGATATGGCGCCCACGAGTTTTGATCTGGACCCCAGAGCCCCCGAGGACGCCGAGGGCGATTTAGCCCCCGCCGAGGAACTGCCGTCCGTCTCAGACAGTGAAGATGACGTTGAGGAGGCCGAGAGCGAGGATATCAGTCCTCCGGATGATCAAGCTCCGGATCATGAGGCGTCTCACCCACCAGTTTTTGAAGGAGAATGGCTGCCAGGCGATCCCCGGGACCGGGGTTCTTCTTAAAGGTCCGATTGACCAAATGTGTCATAAGCCGCTGCTGCGCCTCCGCCCACCACTGTCGAAGCATCGCCATTGCCCTATCCCGCCAGCACCTGCTCGGACATACCCTCGGGCGGGTTTTCGAGCTTCACGATGCGCCCTGGGAATCCCTTGAAGTGCGGGATCCCCTGCTCGTAATCGAGAAACTCGGGATCATCCGGACACAGCACGGCGTCGCTGCTGATAAATGACCCCGCCAACTTTGCGTCACCGCGCATCTCGGGATACCACCAGCCGTGGGGCACCCGAATGTGTCCCGCCTTCATGGAGTCCTGGACCAAGACCTTGGCGGTGACCTCTCCCGTCGCCGTTTGTAGCTTCACCCAGTCATGATCGACGATGCCTTCACGCTCGGCATCCCGGGGGTGCATAAAGAGTTTTGGCGAAGGCATACGATCTCGCAGCACCTTGACCTGGCGTTGACCCGTCTGAAAAAACGCGTCCTCTCTTACCCCGGTGAACACGTGGTAGGGGTACTCCTCGGAGACAGCTGGTCCCTCGCGGTAATAGGGCAAGGGATCAAAGCCAAGTTTTTCGAGCACGCTGGACTTTAACTCGACCTTACCCGAGGGCGTCGCAAAGCCCGTCTTACGATACTTCCGGTACTCGGGAGGGTTGATGTACATGTAGTTGGCATCCGCAAGCTCCTCAAAGGTTTTGCCGGATGGTGTGAGTCGATAGTCCAGCATGTCCTCGATGGTCTCCCAGGGAAACAGCTCTTCAAAGCCAAAGCGATGGCCCAGATCCCGCCAGAACTGAAAACTGCTGCAGGCTTCCGCCGGCGGTTCCACCGCCTTTTGCGACAAGGTCATGCCGAGCTTCCAGTTCCAGTAATCCGAAATATGATTCCGCTCGCTGAACACGTCGCCGGGCAATACATAATCGGCGAGCATGGCCGTTGGCGTCATAAAGATGTCCTGAACAACAATCAGCTCCTGATTGAGCATGCCCTTGAGAATCTGGTGCTGATTGGGATAGCTCATGAGGGCGTTGTTGCCCAGCACAAAGAACGCTTTTACGGGATAAGGCTGTTCCGTCACCATGGCCCGGAACGTTGCACTGGGGTTTGCCATGTAGCAGCCCATCACGATGTCGGCATAGCCGTAGCCATAAACCCGCTCCGTGTGCTCTGACAGCATTTCCTGCGCGCAGTAGGTGTAGGCGGGATGAAGATCCGCGCCCAACTGCTTGGCTTTTTGCTCCGCACTGAGCATTTCGTGATTGCCAATCTTCGACTCGGGGATGTAATTGGGATCAAACCCCCCGAAGATCTCCCCGCCGGGGATATCGATGTTGCCGGTGATGGCGCGGAGAATGCCTTGGAGTCTAATCGCCGATGTCGACGATATCTGCATATCGGTAATCGGCGTCCAGGGAATACAGGCGCTCTCTGCCGTCGCGTAAAGCCTTGCCGCTTCGGCGATGGATTGTGCATCGACACCTGTAATCGCCGACACACGGTCGAGGGGGTACTCGTTGACGCGCCCGCGCAGTTCCTCAAATCCCAGGGTATGGGCTGCAACAAAATCCTTGTCGTAGAGTTCTTCATTGATGATGACGTGGAGCCAACCCAGCATCATGGCCGCGTCAGTGCCTGAACGGAGGCTCAGATGCATATCCGCCACTTCCGCCTGCTCAGACACGCGGGGGTCCAGCACAATCACTTTGGCACCGGCGGCCCGGGCCTGATTGATCATGTTAAAGATGGGCGTCCAGCTGTGTTTTCGGGGGTTGTGACCAAACAAGACGATGCATTTGCTGTTGGGAATATCGGGAAAGGGAAACCAGCCATAGGTGAATTTATTGACGGCGGCTGTGTTGCCCGCACACAGGGATACACCACTGATGTAGTTGGGTGTGCCGAGAGCATTCATGAAGCGTCGATCGAGGCTGTGGGTGGTTTGCGTGTTCCATCCCGAGGTGGAGACCGCGAGGGTCTCGGGACCGTACTTTGCCACCAGTGTTTTCAGACGCTGAGCAATCTCATCGATAGCCTGTGCGTAGGTGATTTCTTCCCACTGATCATCACCACGCTCACCCACGCGTTTCAGGGGTGTTTTAAGCCTGTCGGCATGATTGTGTATGTGGGCTGCGGCGGTGCCCTTGTAGCAAACGTTGCGAGCAAGGGCGGGATTGTCGTGGGCTTTCATGCGTTTGAGCTTGCCATCTTCCGTCTCAGCGCGAAGCTGACAGCCGATATCACAAATGGTGCATACGGAGTAAATCTGCTGATTCTTGGCCATACCGTACCGCCCGACCGTCAGGTCTGTTCTTGGGGTTTCACTAATGTGGGATTGTTTTTTGCAGCCTTCGCTAGGGTCTGGTCATAGTCCCGGGCCATTGATTGGAGCATGCCAAGGACGCGGGCTTCGTGAGCAAGACTCTCTCCGCGCCCCACAGCCCGGCCGAGACCGATCCCGATCAGCGTCTCTGTCATGGTGTAGTAAAGCGTCTCACCCTCTTCATCCACGCCATGATTCACGCCCTGATTCACGCCCTGATCTACACCAAAGCCTTCCCCCAGCTGCAGCACCATTGCGGGTGAGAACAAGGGGGCGTTTTCGTGGATAGCGGCAGCCAGGCGCGAGCCGAATTCAGGGTCATTCTGCGATGCCAGCCATAGCTCGATCACCGCCTTGAACTCCGGCTGTATCACCCGCTCGTAAGAGGCTCGCAATACCGCCTCCAGACGACCACAATCCACCACTGCTTTGACCGCTAGCAACCGCGTATATAGCTCTACCAAAGTGTCGACCAGTAAATCGGCGAAATCAGGAAAATGATGGTTGAGGGCGCCGCGCGTGAGCCCTGATCGTCGACAAATCTCCACGCCGGTCGTTTTCGCAAAGCCGAGCTCAATAAGCGCGTCAATGGTGCTGTCTACCAGGCGCGCTCGCGTTTCCATGGTTCTCGCGTCGTTTCGAGTCGGTAATTGGGCTGCAGCAATCGTCATAGCGCCAACATACATTCATGTATGTATGCTTGCAAGGTAAACACACTGTTGAGCCTTGGGAGCGGACGGGTACGCGCTGATTGTTGACTGATTTGGGGACTGTGTTGCTATTGGAGCTTAGGACCGCTTCCGCCTATTTTGAGTCGTTCACAGCCCCTGGGAGTGGATGACCGCTTCTGACCCACTTCTGCCGGTCAGGCTGGAAG from Congregibacter litoralis KT71 includes these protein-coding regions:
- the dinG gene encoding ATP-dependent DNA helicase DinG, whose protein sequence is MSALSPADKDAIREAYTAITDARGLTPRWGQRQMIAEVANTLARLSPSMGAADTEGSPIAVIEAGTGTGKTIAYVIPALVMARALNKRLVIATATVALQEQLVHKDLPDIKKGSGLDFSFQLAKGRRRYLCLSQLDRLMARESGGGQTMGLYPDEVSPALARDALESYGLMLDALARGDWDGDRDNWSAPINDADWFPVTADQGQCTGRRCPNIRNCSFYRARDGLQEADVVVTNHDLVLSDLALGGGAILTPPEDTIYIFDEGHHLPDKALNHFASFCRLPSTLSWLGDSRKALAKGAPLLATLPGLSTVLEPLPALFDDLQLRLQQIAEKAAAIMASAGDFEEQLRFEGGVVPPDLQQATASLASQWARLTGRLITLEAGIDDALEDESFASVRDELEAWQMAVGGMLVRAEGVLSLFQDFAADAAEESPPRARWLKRRADDEELAIDLHCSHILAADILREQLWDRAAGVILTSATMTALGSFDRFRARSGVPEDGRYKIVASPFDYGKATLHVPAMKSEPGDAPAHTRELIELLPDLLDAGEGSLVLFSSRRQMNDVYDGLPVEWRSRILRQDDYSKQEILRRHRETIDDGRGAVIFGLASFAEGVDLPGGYCQHVVIAKLPFAVPDNPVDAALAEWLEAQGRNAFMEISVPDAALKLVQASGRLLRTETDVGRVTLMDRRVITRRYGRAILDSLPPFQRRIS
- a CDS encoding 1-acyl-sn-glycerol-3-phosphate acyltransferase, which codes for MSDPFAAIRPYNDGEVRPTIGRLLGSKDFLNAMLRLRFGQGAVHFAPLLRPFARLYLRRQLAGVDTVYDLQMRIKTYVERMIEDTTAGLTVSGLEHLDSERAHLFISNHRDIAMDPALTNYALHGAGHQTLRIAIGDNLLREQWVADLMRLNKSFIVQRSVSGPRELLANSKLLARYIRSSVQEDNAPIWIAQREGRAKDGRDRTEAAVIKMLSLSRNKQEESFGDHIASLRIVPVAISYELDPCDAMKARELSQRQSAGAYEKSEQEDVASIGRGIAGNKGRVHVHFGTPLGGNFESPGEVAAAIDAQIIRGYRLRPVNLWAFEALEDAGDPGLEIAEGSCTREAFDGRIEAMSEDERPFALASYANALRSMLELNKPS
- a CDS encoding tyrosine-protein phosphatase — its product is MQGQDSLPGASGSDPRRHLGLEGSPNFRDAGGYACGDGAMAWGRVFRSGHLAYLTDSDRKRLADLDLDMVVDLRRVDERALEPSWLPEGVAMVGADITPASQGSAIYADSTQLGGAQAMFDFMCDINRQFVLSQTDAYKEVFARLLAEDAKRVLFHCSAGKDRTGFAVAVLQMALGVSSEDIEGDYLLSRLYYLPEEQTPRVRKKYPVEHLNDEDLRPMMEARRDYLLSALEAMTQTYGDSDGYLREGLGLQDPERRELRRRFVVAA
- the rpsT gene encoding 30S ribosomal protein S20, which codes for MANSPQARKRARQSEKRRAHNASLRSLVRTNIKNVLAAVKTGDAEQAREAYSKAVPVIDRMADKGIIHKNKAARHKSRLNAQVKALAA
- a CDS encoding YSC84-related protein is translated as MSLGKKVFAACVALVISASTLAWDPREVGKLSKGAEEAKSQLLSDDPSMQAFFDSAAAYVVIPTVGKAGFGIGGARGKGLLFEGGEPSGIVTLTQLTIGFQWGGQAYSEFLFFENAAALEHFKAGNYELGAQASAVAVTVGASADANYSNGVAIFTRAKGGLMYEASVGGQKFSVDLSD